A single region of the Lycium barbarum isolate Lr01 chromosome 2, ASM1917538v2, whole genome shotgun sequence genome encodes:
- the LOC132627717 gene encoding branched-chain-amino-acid aminotransferase 2, chloroplastic-like: MIRGVASFRKLFQSSALSSKVAARYYTAQAAVQPANYSSDEEFADIDWDNLGFHLMQTDYMYVTKSSEDGIFKQGQLNRYGNIQLSPSAGVLNYGQGLFEGTKAYRTEDGRVFLFRPQQNAIRMQIGAERMCMPAPSTDQFVEAVKQTALANKRWIPPPGKGSLYIRPLLIGSGPILGLAPAPECTFLVYACPVGNYFKQGTAPLNLYVEEDFHRASRGGAGGVKSITNYAPVLKAMKNAKAKGYSDVLYLDAVNKKYIEEVSSCNIFLVKGNVLSTPIARGTILEGITRKSIMDIALDLGYTVEERLIEADELISADEVFCTGTAVGVAPVGSITYKGQRIEYKISSDQTCKKFYSRLVGIQKGVIKDERDWVVEIE, encoded by the exons ATGATTCGAGGGGTTGCATCCTTTCGCAAATTATTTCAATCTTCAGCTTTATCTTCAAAG GTTGCAGCAAGGTATTATACGGCTCAGGCTGCTGTACAGCCAGCAAATTACAG TAGCGATGAGGAGTTTGCTGATATTGACTGGGACAATCTTGGATTCCATTTGATGCAAACTGATTATATGTACGTTACAAAAAGCTCTGAAGACGGAATATTTAAACAAGGCCAGCTTAATCGTTATGGAAATATCCAATTAAGCCCCTCTGCTGGTGTCTTGAACTACGGACAG GGGTTATTTGAAGGTACAAAAGCCTATAGAACAGAGGATGGACGAGTATTTCTATTTCGCCCTCAACAGAACGCAATTAGAATGCAAATTGGTGCAGAGAGAATGTGCATGCCAGCTCCTTCAACTGATCAATTTGTCGAGGCTGTTAAGCAAACGGCTCTCGCTAATAAGCGTTGG ATTCCTCCTCCTGGAAAAGGGTCACTTTATATTAGGCCTCTGTTAATAGGCAGTGGACCCATTTTGGGTTTGGCTCCAGCACCTGAGTGCACTTTTCTTGTCTATGCTTGCCCTGTGGGAAATTATTTCAAG CAAGGAACAGCGCCATTGAACTTGTATGTAGAAGAAGACTTTCATCGTGCCTCACGTGGTGGAGCTGGCGGAGTCAAAAGCATTACTAACTATGCTCCG GTTTTAAAAGCGATGAAGAATGCGAAGGCGAAAGGATATTCAGATGTACTATATCTTGATGCAGTAAATAAGAAGTATATTGAAGAAGTCTCTTCTTGTAATATTTTCCTTGTCAAGGGAAATGTACTCTCAACTCCAATAGCCAGAGGAACAATTCTTGAAGGAATAACGAGAAAAAGTATCATGGACATTGCCCTTGATCTTGGATATACG GTTGAAGAACGTTTAATTGAAGCTGATGAACTAATTAGTGCTGATGAAGTATTTTGCACGGGAACTGCAGTTGGTGTTGCTCCTGTTGGAAGTATCACTTACAAAGGCCAAAG GATTGAGTATAAAATAAGCTCAGACCAGACATGCAAGAAATTTTATTCTAGATTAGTAGGGATTCAAAAAGGTGTTATCAAGGATGAAAGAGACTGGGTCGTGGAGATTGAATGA